The Actinotalea sp. JY-7876 sequence GTACTACCTCGACCTGGACGCCGGCAGGCTGCTGCGGGCTCCGGGCCCCGGCTCTGCGACCGGACCGTCCGACGGCCTGTGGGTCCACCTGGTCAGCATCGAGTCCGCCGACGCAGGGCGTCGTGCAGGTCGACCGAAGGCACCTGTACACGCTGGACCCGATCCAGGAGGCCCGGGTGACCTCATCTGGTGAATCCAACGCGCCGTCACCGCGATCGAGGCGGTCGGACCCTGGGAGCCTGGGAGCTCGTGACCTCAGGGCCGCACACCGGGCTTCAAGCGCCTCCGCGCCGGGGCTGACCTCACCCTCGCCTCCGTCCGCCGCGCGGCGGCTTTCGCGGACTTGAGGGCGGTGGCGGGCTCCGCCGTGCCGCAGCTGTGAGGAGCCCTACCGAAGAGGACCAAACGTGCAGTCATCAACACACCGCGCGGCCGCCGAGGGGCGTGATCTTCCCCGGAGTCCCCGATGGGGCACCTCGGGACTCCTTTGATTGGCTGACTGAGGGCCGCCCTACCCAGAGAAATGACCCGCACGTACCTCGAGCGCTCGAAGGCACCGCGCCGGTGACCGGGCATGACTGGATCCACACGTGCCTGGCATTGAGGTCGCCGCATTAGAGCGTCCGACCGGTGATCCGTTCAGGCGAGGCGACGAGCGGTGAACCCTGTCCTGGGCCCATCCCCTGCGGTTGGATGTCACCGTGCGCAGTCCAAGGGAATGGTCTAACCGAGCGTGGGTCGTCGTGGCGCTGTGCGTCGTCTTGGCGCTCATCGTCGCGAACCGCGTGGAGATCCCGTCGATCGACGACGGAAAAATCGAGGTCGGTGCCCGGCTGGCGGCGATGGTGGGCGCCGTCATCGCGCTGGCCTCCCTGGTCACCGCCGCCACATCGACGCTCGCGAGCTGGAGGCGGAACAAGCGGGAGTCGACGATTGACGCTTGGGCGGCCTGGTCAGAAAGCACAGCCGATGCCCGCAAAATGATCACCCTGCACCTGGGAAGGAAGCAGGTCTCAGCACAGCAGGCCGCGGCGCTCCTTCAAAAGGGCATGGCGCTCACCGATCAGT is a genomic window containing:
- a CDS encoding DUF4760 domain-containing protein, with the translated sequence MALCVVLALIVANRVEIPSIDDGKIEVGARLAAMVGAVIALASLVTAATSTLASWRRNKRESTIDAWAAWSESTADARKMITLHLGRKQVSAQQAAALLQKGMALTDQSGQPLTADTRLELKHSVTLVLNGLERLANGVAVGVYDLGTLARLGGTTIVRSHERFDPYIDILRRTEVKELRQERAYVALDGLARELRRRRDVDTERLNHLK